The proteins below come from a single Miscanthus floridulus cultivar M001 chromosome 1, ASM1932011v1, whole genome shotgun sequence genomic window:
- the LOC136450571 gene encoding uncharacterized protein isoform X1: MSSSSLSATAGIGRQSKVPKVGGGAETYPQPFVSDPKPEDPDQMGIGSSQGRDRSVYLAACRRDWFASKPYYPLYKVNVASDSDESSPWGAPAAGKTRVAKLRTYVGGKTFVSLQSRWIVGVGGYSGGIIIYDTNMDRVIRGPELVAAKLCPVVAAVGYRVYSLCSRPSFVEDPNFVPWFEVLDLKDALITEAADGSLSLDGCSWKPLPSPLCFPGKLAPMDYIMPPIITVRSYVVVGRYILVSLNPPSSGTYAFDTEEHEWHKVDKEHLPFVGSATPHRNSGCIFLALSRENGPVCAYRICVSASSSPSSVSTEARLSHKGGALNLSITVFSVRSKEHEEVDAMSGHYLTSLDSKRFSTLTFELDNRKRSRTFDDTIGDFRPRKLFAKLITYQIENPEILNEEKLRAVIPEVSISSQSEQIFKISSDIGFSSPPITFALSI, translated from the coding sequence ATGTCCTCCTCCAGCCTCTCGGCGACCGCAGGGATTGGGCGCCAGAGCAAGGTTCCAAAGGTTGGTGGAGGAGCCGAGACCTACCCACAGCCATTTGTTAGCGATCCGAAGCCGGAAGATCCCGACCAGATGGGCATCGGCAGCAGCCAGGGCCGGGATCGGTCGGTGTACCTTGCGGCATGCCGTCGGGACTGGTTTGCTTCTAAACCATACTACCCCCTGTACAAGGTGAAcgtcgcctccgactccgacgagTCGTCCCCGTGGGGAGCGCCTGCAGCTGGGAAAACCCGAGTCGCTAAGTTGCGAACCTACGTAGGAGGCAAGACCTTCGTCTCCTTGCAGTCACGGTGGATCGTCGGCGTCGGGGGCTATTCCGGCGGCATCATCATCTATGACACCAACATGGACAGGGTGATCCGCGGGCCTGAACTGGTGGCCGCAAAGCTCTGTCCTGTCGTGGCAGCCGTCGGGTACAGAGTTTATTCTCTCTGTAGCCGTCCAAGTTTCGTTGAAGACCCCAATTTCGTGCCTTGGTTCGAGGTCCTCGATCTCAAAGATGCTCTGATCACAGAGGCAGCGGATGGGAGCCTCAGCCTGGATGGGTGCTCCTGGAAGCCCCTGCCGAGTCCACTCTGCTTCCCTGGTAAGCTCGCCCCGATGGACTACATCATGCCACCCATAATAACAGTCAGGTCCTATGTGGTTGTTGGGCGCTACATATTGGTATCGCTCAATCCGCCGAGCAGCGGCACCTATGCATTTGACACTGAAGAACATGAGTGGCATAAGGTTGACAAGGAGCACCTACCTTTTGTTGGCTCTGCCACTCCACACAGGAACAGCGGCTGCATTTTCCTTGCCTTATCACGGGAGAACGGGCCTGTTTGTGCTTACCGCATCTGTGTCTCAGCTTCAAGCAGCCCGAGCAGCGTCTCTACCGAGGCAAGACTATCTCACAAGGGCGGTGCTCTTAATCTATCCATTACTGTGTTCTCGGTAAGAAGCAAGGAACATGAAGAAGTTGATGCAATGTCAGGGCACTACTTGACGTCCTTGGACAGTAAACGCTTCTCTACATTGACTTTTGAACTTGACAACCGCAAGCGCAGCAGGACTTTTGATGACACGATAGGTGATTTCCGTCCAAGGAAGTTGTTTGCAAAGTTGATAACCTATCAAATAGAGAACCCTGAAATCCTGAATGAAGAAAAGCTGCGAGCCGTGATACCTGAAGTTTCAATCTCAAGCCAATCGGAGCAGATCTTCAAGATTTCCAGTGACATTGGGTTCTCTTCCCCACCCATCACCTTTGCTTTATCCATATAA
- the LOC136450571 gene encoding uncharacterized protein isoform X2, which yields MSSSSLSATAGIGRQSKVPKVGGGAETYPQPFVSDPKPEDPDQMGIGSSQGRDRSVYLAACRRDWFASKPYYPLYKVNVASDSDESSPWGAPAAGKTRVAKLRTYVGGKTFVSLQSRWIVGVGGYSGGIIIYDTNMDRVIRGPELVAAKLCPVVAAVGYRVYSLCSRPSFVEDPNFVPWFEVLDLKDALITEAADGSLSLDGCSWKPLPSPLCFPGKLAPMDYIMPPIITVRSYVVVGRYILVSLNPPSSGTYAFDTEEHEWHKVDKEHLPFVGSATPHRNSGCIFLALSRENGPVCAYRICVSASSSPSSVSTEARLSHKGGALNLSITVFSQDF from the exons ATGTCCTCCTCCAGCCTCTCGGCGACCGCAGGGATTGGGCGCCAGAGCAAGGTTCCAAAGGTTGGTGGAGGAGCCGAGACCTACCCACAGCCATTTGTTAGCGATCCGAAGCCGGAAGATCCCGACCAGATGGGCATCGGCAGCAGCCAGGGCCGGGATCGGTCGGTGTACCTTGCGGCATGCCGTCGGGACTGGTTTGCTTCTAAACCATACTACCCCCTGTACAAGGTGAAcgtcgcctccgactccgacgagTCGTCCCCGTGGGGAGCGCCTGCAGCTGGGAAAACCCGAGTCGCTAAGTTGCGAACCTACGTAGGAGGCAAGACCTTCGTCTCCTTGCAGTCACGGTGGATCGTCGGCGTCGGGGGCTATTCCGGCGGCATCATCATCTATGACACCAACATGGACAGGGTGATCCGCGGGCCTGAACTGGTGGCCGCAAAGCTCTGTCCTGTCGTGGCAGCCGTCGGGTACAGAGTTTATTCTCTCTGTAGCCGTCCAAGTTTCGTTGAAGACCCCAATTTCGTGCCTTGGTTCGAGGTCCTCGATCTCAAAGATGCTCTGATCACAGAGGCAGCGGATGGGAGCCTCAGCCTGGATGGGTGCTCCTGGAAGCCCCTGCCGAGTCCACTCTGCTTCCCTGGTAAGCTCGCCCCGATGGACTACATCATGCCACCCATAATAACAGTCAGGTCCTATGTGGTTGTTGGGCGCTACATATTGGTATCGCTCAATCCGCCGAGCAGCGGCACCTATGCATTTGACACTGAAGAACATGAGTGGCATAAGGTTGACAAGGAGCACCTACCTTTTGTTGGCTCTGCCACTCCACACAGGAACAGCGGCTGCATTTTCCTTGCCTTATCACGGGAGAACGGGCCTGTTTGTGCTTACCGCATCTGTGTCTCAGCTTCAAGCAGCCCGAGCAGCGTCTCTACCGAGGCAAGACTATCTCACAAGGGCGGTGCTCTTAATCTATCCATTACTGTGTTCTCG CAGGACTTTTGA
- the LOC136450571 gene encoding uncharacterized protein isoform X4 yields the protein MGRIGDGGRWSVGDGRAQPSETLGIQPDSSSPPPPTTSRRCHSPSPTPSCRCHGLADLRRRYLEHRRDSPTRPGQSSSPPPSTCPRAALDLPVRRRRRPRLLELCPPSSQTMAKEEEKEGRAVAKDTRKRRSESNRKPDGSSNREDAKPKKKKVEYVVSLGHNSKMSDRHKGQLACLAALVTAKKTDLRATDNMQEILESDANNAGVYMEWSEEEETYFIHARSQSRQLLKFELLVIAGFGAVPEETEIKNPLLVFSEGFGNGGKWEDTKMLLFEVFSKPDANINCAKDYLYAFTRTSGKIYLRI from the exons A TGGGACGAATTGGAGATGGAGGAAGATGGAGCGTAGG TGACGGCCGGGCCCAACCATCGGAAACCCTCGGAATCCAACCTGACTCGTCCTCTCCCCCTCCCCCGACTACATCGCGCCGCTGTCACTCTCCCTCCCCGACTCCGTCGTGCCGCTGCCATGGCTTAGCTGATCTGCGCCGCCGCTACCTCGAGCATCGCAGAGATTCACCTACGCGACCTGGGCAGagctcctcgccgccgccctcgACCTGTCCGCGTGCCGCCCTCGACTTGCCCGTGCGCCGACGCCGCCGTCCTCGACTCCTCGAGCTGTGCCCGCCTTCGTCCCAG ACCATGgcaaaggaggaggagaaggagggcaGGGCTGTTGCAAAGGATACTCGTAAGCGTCGCTCTGAGTCCAACAGGAAACCTGACGGGTCTTCGAACAGGGAAGACGCGAAGCCAAAGAAGAAAAAGGTGGAGTATGTGGTATCCCTTGGCCACAACAGCAAAATGAGTGATAG GCACAAGGGACAGCTAGCATGCTTAGCAGCTTTAGTTACAGCAAAGAAGACGGACTTAAGAGCCACCGACAATATGCAGGAAATTCTTGAAAGTGATGCAAACAATGCTGGGGTTTACATGGAG TGGTCTGAGGAGGAAGAAACTTACTTCATACATGCTCGCAGTCAATCAAGACAGCTCCTCAAATTTGAGCTACTTGTTATAGCTG GTTTTGGAGCTGTTCCTGAGGAAACTGAGATAAAGAACCCTTTATTAGTTTTCTCTGAAGGGTTTGGTAATGGTGGGAAGTGGGAGGACACCAAGATGCTGCTGTTTGAG GTATTCAGTAAACCTGATGCCAACATTAACTGCGCTAAAGATTACTTGTATGCATTCACAAGGACCTCAGGAAAGATTTACCTTCGAATTTAG
- the LOC136450571 gene encoding uncharacterized protein isoform X7 — MVSLKGNVSLGKLFCLPPCILLESGTNWRWRKMERRTMAKEEEKEGRAVAKDTRKRRSESNRKPDGSSNREDAKPKKKKVEYVVSLGHNSKMSDRHKGQLACLAALVTAKKTDLRATDNMQEILESDANNAGVYMEWSEEEETYFIHARSQSRQLLKFELLVIAGFGAVPEETEIKNPLLVFSEGFGNGGKWEDTKMLLFEVFSKPDANINCAKDYLYAFTRTSGKIYLRI, encoded by the exons TGGGACGAATTGGAGATGGAGGAAGATGGAGCGTAGG ACCATGgcaaaggaggaggagaaggagggcaGGGCTGTTGCAAAGGATACTCGTAAGCGTCGCTCTGAGTCCAACAGGAAACCTGACGGGTCTTCGAACAGGGAAGACGCGAAGCCAAAGAAGAAAAAGGTGGAGTATGTGGTATCCCTTGGCCACAACAGCAAAATGAGTGATAG GCACAAGGGACAGCTAGCATGCTTAGCAGCTTTAGTTACAGCAAAGAAGACGGACTTAAGAGCCACCGACAATATGCAGGAAATTCTTGAAAGTGATGCAAACAATGCTGGGGTTTACATGGAG TGGTCTGAGGAGGAAGAAACTTACTTCATACATGCTCGCAGTCAATCAAGACAGCTCCTCAAATTTGAGCTACTTGTTATAGCTG GTTTTGGAGCTGTTCCTGAGGAAACTGAGATAAAGAACCCTTTATTAGTTTTCTCTGAAGGGTTTGGTAATGGTGGGAAGTGGGAGGACACCAAGATGCTGCTGTTTGAG GTATTCAGTAAACCTGATGCCAACATTAACTGCGCTAAAGATTACTTGTATGCATTCACAAGGACCTCAGGAAAGATTTACCTTCGAATTTAG